The sequence GCCGTGCAGGCTGCCGGTGGCGTGGGGCAGGGCGGGCACCCGTTCACCGTTGAGGAATGGCAGCATGCTCACGCCGTCGGCGCCGATGGGAGCCTGGGCGACGAGGTCGTTGAACGGCTGCAGATCGAGGTCGAACAGCTCGCGAATCGCGCCGGTGGCGTTGGTCAGGTTCATGGTGCAGATCAGCGGCAACCATCCGCCGCTGGACGAACAGAACGTCGCGACCGAGGCGTCCGGGCTGACTTTCGGCACCTCGGAATAGGCGTACACCGTGCCGGAGGAGCCGAGGCTCATGGTGATCGCGCCGGGCTGAATATTGCCGGTGCCGATGGCGCCCATCATGTTGTCGCCGCCACCGCTGGAGACCTGCGCATTGGGGTTGATGCCGAGGTGTTCGGCAATCGCCGGGAGGATGGTGCCGACAGATTGATGCGCATCGATCAGCTCAGGCAGTGCGGCTTGCAGGCGCCCGCTGGCGTCGATGTCGCGCAGCAGTTGCAAGTCCCACTGGCGGGTGCGCACGTTGAAATAGCCGGTGCCGGAAGCGTCGCCGTACTCACTGCACGCGCGGCCGGTGAGCCAGAAGTTCAGGTAGTCGTGGGGTAGCAGAATGCGTGCGATGCGTGAGAACACCACGGGGTGCTGTTCTTTGGTCCAGAGCAGTTTCGACACCGTGTAGCCCGGCGCGATGACCACGCCGAGGCGTTCCAGTGAGCCTTTTTCACCGCCCAGATGAGTGAGCAGACGGTCGTTCTCGGCGCTGGTTTCGGTGTCGCACCAGAGCTTGGCCGGGCGCAGCACTTCACCTTGGTCATCGAGCAGGACCAGGCCGTGTTGCTGGCCCGAGACGCCGATGCCGAGGATCGACTGGCCGTCGACATTAGCCGCCTGCAGTGCGCGGCGGGTGGCGAGGGTGAAGGCTTCGAGCCATTGCTGAGTGTCTTGCTCGCGACGGCCGTTGGCGCCGCTGATCATCGTGTGTGCGGCGGCGCCCTGGCCGAGGACTTGACCGCTGGCGGCGTCGAGGATGATGGCTTTGGTGCCTTGGGTGCCGCAGTCGATGCCTAGGAACAGTTGTTGTGTTGTCATGTGTGAACCCGTTGGGTTGCGGTGAAGATCAAGAGCTTACCCCCTCACCCCAGCCCTCTCCCCCAAGGGGGCGAGGGGGAAGGGAGCCGATCGGGGGCTGTTCAAATCCTGAGTTCGACTCCGGACGTTCAGGTCGATGTAACTTGTACAAACCACTCGGTCAGTCCCCTCTACCTCCGGGAGAGGGCTAGGGTGAGGGGCTTTTCAATCCAGAATCCGCTGCAAAGTCCGTGTCACACCCTCTTCGCGCAAGCTGTCGCAGCACCATTCAAACGCCGCGACAAACTCCGCCGAACGCGGAATCGCCGTGCCGAAAATCTCTTCAACCGCCAACAACCGCTGCGTAATTAAAGCATCGTCCGCCACCAACGCCTGACAAAACGTCGCGCGCGGATCCGGGATCGAATAGCTATCGCCATTCTCATCCACCCCCTTCAAATACAACGCCCACGCAGCGACCACCAGAGCCGCACGCTTGGTCTCCTGCCCATCAGCAATCAAACGATTGATCGTCGGGATGGTGAACTTGGGAAACTTCGACGAACCGTCCGAGCACACCCGCTCCAGCTGATCGGCAATCGCCTGATTGGAAAACCGCGCCACCAATGTGTTTTTGTAATCCGTCAGATCAATGCCAGGCACCGGCGCCAGTTGCGGGGTCACGTCCAGGTCCATATAAGCGCGCATGTAGCGCACGAACAGCGGGTCGTTCATGGTCTCGTGCACAAACCGGTAGCCCTTCAAAAAGCCCAGGTACGTCAGCGCGAGGTGGCTGCCGTTGAGCAATTTGATCTTCATTTCTTCGTAGGGCGAAACATCATTGGTGAACTGCACGCCAACCTTTTCCCAGGCCGGGCGACCGTTGCCGAATTTGTCTTCCAGTACCCACTGCACAAACGGTTCGCAGACCACCGGCCAGGCATCGTCGACGCCGTGTTTGTCGGCCAGTTGCAAACGGTGCGCGGTGCTGGTCATGGGGGTGATGCGGTCGACCATGGCGTTGGGGAAACTGACGTTGGCGTCTATCCAGCTGCACAGATTGCTGTTGCGCAGTGTGGCAAAGGCCAGCAGCGCCTTGCGCGTCACGGCGCCGTTGTGCGGCAGGTTATCGCAAGACATTACGGTAAACGCCGGAATGCCCGCTGCCCGGCGCTTTTCCAGGGCTGCACACAAGAAGCCGAACACGGTTTTCGGATCCTCTGGGTGGGCCAGGTCGTGTTGAATCTGTGGCAGGTGCGCCATGAATTCGCCGTTGCTGTCGTCGATGCAGTAACCGCCCTCGGTGATGGTCAGCGAGACGATGCGGATTTGCGGGTCGGCGAGTTTGTCGATCAACGCCTGGGCGCCGTCCTCGGCCAGCAGCATGTCGCGAATCGCGCCGATCACGCGCACTTCGGTGTCGTCGCTGTCACCGAGTTCGAACAGGGTGAACAGGTAATCCTGCTCCTTGAGGTCGTCGCGTGCGCGGCGGTCCTCAGTGCGCAGGCCGACGCCGCAAATCGCCCAGTCAAGGGCTTCGCCGGTGTTCATCAGGGCATCGGTGTAATACGCCTGATGCGCGCGATGAAAGCCGCCGACGCCGATGTGGACGATGCCCTGGCGCGTGTCGCTAAGGTTGTAGGCCGGCAATTGCACTTCGGCGGCCAGACGATGGAGGTTCTGTTGGTTGAGTTTCATCGGGAATTCTCGAAATCAGGCCGCAGCGCGCAGCGGACGGGTCAACGCGATACCTTCGGCATCGAATAAATGGCACTGAGCCGGGTCGAGGTGCAGGCTCAGTTGTTCGCCGTAACGGCTGGCCAGATCACCGCGCACGCGCATGGTCAGGGCTTCGCCAGCGTTGGTGGTGACGTGGCAGAAAGTGTCGCTGCCCAGGCGTTCGCTGACGTCGGCGGTGACTTGCAGCGTGCAGTCGCCCGCTTGCGCCAGCTCCAGATGTTCCGGGCGAATGCCCAACGTCACGGCGCTGCCGACACTCAGATTGCCGGCGTTGAACGGCAGGGTGATGCGCGTACCGGCGTCCAGCGAGACTTCGCAGCTCTGGCCATCGACGCGGGCAATCTTGCCTTTGAGAAAGCCCATTTTCGGCGTGCCGAGGAACCCGGCCACGAAGAGGTTCGCCGGGTTGTGATAGAGGTCCAGTGGCGAGCCGACCTGTTCGATCTTGCCGCCATTGAGCACCACGACTTTGTCGGCCATGGTCATCGCTTCGACCTGATCGTGGGTGACGTAGATCATCGTCGCTTGCAGGTCTTTGTGCAGGCGCAGCAGCTCCAGACGCATCTGCACGCGCAACGCGGCGTCGAGGTTGGACAGCGGTTCGTCGAACAGGAAGATTTTCGGATTGCGCACGATGGCGCGACCGATCGCCACGCGCTGGCGCTGGCCACCGGAGAGCTGTTTCGGCTTGCGCTCAAGCATCGGCCCGAGCTCGAGAATGCGCGCCGCTTCGCCGACTTTCTTCTCGACTTCGGCTTTCGGTACGCCGGCCAGATCGAGGGCGAACGACATGTTCTTTTTCACGGTCATGTGCGGGTACAGCGCGTAGGTCTGGAACACCATCGCCAGATCGCGCTTGGCCGGGCTGACTTCGGTGATGTCACGGCCATCGAGTTCGATGGTGCCGTCGCTGACTTCTTCCAGACCGGCAATCAGCCGCAGCAGGGTGGATTTGCCGCAGCCCGAGGGGCCGACGAAAACCACGAATTCCTTGTCGTTCACTTCCAGGTCGATGCCCTTGATGATGGAGAAACCTTCGAAGCCTTTTTGCAGATTCTTGATTTTCAGGTTGGCCATGATGATGGGCCTCCGCATTGTTGTTTTTTTAAGATCAAAAGATCGCAGCCTGCGGCAGCTCCTACAGGGGGACGGCATGCTTTATGTAGGAGCTGCCGAAGGCTGCGATCTTTTTCTTTTCAATCTTCATTTCACGGCGCCGAAGGAGAGGCCGCGTACCAGTTGTTTCTGGCTGATCCAGCCGAAGATCAGAATCGGCGCACACGCCAGGGTCGAGACCGCCGACAATTTGGCCCAGAACAACCCCTCAGGACTTGAATACGAGGCGATCAGAGCAGTCAGTGGCGCGGCTTTCGACGAGGTCAGGTTCAGCGACCAGAACGCCTCGTTCCAGCACAGGATCAGCGACAGCAGCACGGTCGAGGCAAGGCCGCCCTTGGCGATCGGCAGCAGCACGCGGACCATTTCCTGCCACAACGTGGCGCCGTCGAGGCGGGCGGCTTCGAGGATGTCTTTGGGGATGTCCTTGAAGTAGGTGTAAACCATCCAGACCACGATCGGCAGGTTGATCAGCGTGTAGATCACGATCAGCGCGATGCGCGTGTCGAGCAGGCCGAAACTCTTCGCCAGCAGGTAGATCGGCATCAGCACGCCCACCGGCGGCAGCATCTTGGTCGAGAGCATCCACAGCAGCGTGCCTTTGGTGCGCTGGGTTTCATAGAACGCCATCGAGTACGCCGCCGGTACCGCGATCAACAGACACAAAGCGGTGGCGCTGAAGGAAATCAGCACCGAGTTCCAGGCGAAACTGAAGTAATCGCTGCGCTCATTGATGTGCAGGTAGTTCTCCAGTGTCGGCGTGAAGATGAACTGCGGCGGCGTGGCGAACGCATCGATTTCGGTTTTGAAACTGGTCATCACCATCCACAAGATCGGGAAGAAAATCACGATCGCGATGGCCCAGGCCAGGGTGCCGAGCAGCAGGCTTTGCAGCCGGCGGGATTGTTGAAGAGTCATGGCAGGCCTCAGGCTTTGTCAGTCAGGTTTTTGCCGATCATCCGCACCAGAATGATCGCGGCGATGTTGGCGATGACCACGGCAATCAAGCCACCTGCCGAGGCCATGCCAACGTCGAACTGCACCAGCGCCTGGTTGTAGATCAGGTAGGCGAGGTTGGTCGAGGCGTAGCCGGGGCCGCCGTTGGTGGTGGTGAAAATCTCGGCGAACACCGACAGCAGGAAGATCGTTTCGATCATCACCACCACGGCAATTGGCCGTGCCAGATGCGGCAGGGTCAGGTGCCAGAAGATCGCGATCGGTCCTGCGCCGTCGAGGCGCGCGGCTTCTTTTTGTTCCTGGTCGAGGGACTGCATCGCGGTCATCAGAATCAGGATGGCGAAGGGCAGCCATTGCCACGAGACAATGATGATGATCGACAGCAACGGGTAGTGGGCGAGCCAGTCCACCGGTTGCGCGCCGAACAGCTTCCAGATGTAGGCGAGGATCCCCGAGACCGGATGGAAAATCAGGTTCTTCCAGATCAGCGCACCGACCGTGGGCATGATGAAGAACGGCGAGATCAGCATGACCCGGACGATGCCGCGACCAAGGAATTCACTGGCCTCCAGCAATGCGCTGATCAACACGCCCAACACCACACTGATCAGCAATACGCTACCCACCAGCAGCAGTGTGTTGGTGGCGCCGGGCATGAAACCCGAGTCGGTCAGGAAATAGCTGAAGTTCTCAAGCCCGACGAATTCGTTTTCGCCGGGGTACAGCAGGTTGTAGCGGATCATCGAGAAGTAGATGGTCATGCCCAGCGGCACGATCATCCACAGCAGCAACAGGGCCACCGAAGGGCTGACCAGAAACCAGCCGGGATTGCGTACGCGGACCTTGCGCGCAGGTTGCGACAGGTCGAGGTGGGCTTTGGCAGTTGAAGTATTCATGGTGATCACAACCGAGTCATACAGACCTATGGAGATCTAATGCAGGAGTGAGCCTGCTCGCGATGGCGGTGTGTCAGTCACCGTCTGTTTCAGATTGAAAACCGCCATCGCGAGCAGGCTCACTCCTACAAAAGGCAGGAGCGAGCTTTGCGGGTTACTTGGGATAACCGGCGCGCTTCATCTCGCGTTCAGTGGTTTGCTGCGCGGCAGCCAGGGCTTGATCCACCGTGGTCTGGCCGATCAGCGCCGCCGAGAACAGCTTGCCCACCTGGGTGCCCACGGCCTGGAATTCAGGAATGGTCACCAGTTGAATGCCGATATAAGGCACTGGTTTCAGCGTCGGTTTGCTCGGGTCAGCCGCTTTCAACGATTCCAGCGTGACCTTGGCGAACGGCGCCGCGCTCATGTAAGCGTCGCTGTAGGTCGAGGCGCGAGTGCCTGGCGGTACGTTGGCAATGCCGTCGGTTTTGGCGACCAGTTCGCCGTACTCTTTGGAAGTCGCCCAGGCGCTGAACTCTTTGGCGGCGTCTTTGGCTTTGGAACTGGTCGGAATCGCCAGCGCCCATGAATACAGCCAGGCCGAGCCTTTGTCGGTCACTTGATGCGGTGCGAAGGTGAAGCCGACGTGATCGGCGACCTTGCTCTGGGTCTTGTCGGTGACGAACGAACCGGCGACGCTGGCATCGACCCACATTGCGCATTTGCCGCTGTTGAACAGCGCGAGGTTTTCGTTGAAACCGTTGCTGGAGGCGCCCGGCGGGCCGGATTTCTTCATGGTGTCGACGTAGAAATTCAGCGCGTTTTTCCACTCGGGGCCACTGAATTCCGGTTTCCACTGCTCATCGAACCAGCGTGCGCCGTAAGCATTGGCGACGGTGGTGATCAGCGCCATGTTCTCGCCCCAACCGGCCTTGCCGCGCAGGCAGATGCCGTACTGCTCTTTGTCTTTGTTGGTGAGTTTTTCGGCGAAGCCGGCGAGCTGCTCCCAGGTCGGCCGCTCGGGCATGGTCAGGCCGGCATCCTTGAACAGGTCGGTGCGGTAATAAGTGATCGAGCTTTCTGCGTAGAACGGCAGGGCGTACAGCGAACCCTTGACTGACAGGCCTTCACGCACCGACGGGAATACGTCGTCGAGGGCGTAACTGGCCGGCAGATCCTTCATCGGTTCCAGCCAACCCTTGGCCCCCCACAGTGCCGCTTCGTACATGCCGATGGTCAACACGTCGAACTGACCGCCCTGAGTGGCGATGTCGGTGGTCAGGCGTTGGCGCAGAACGTTTTCTTCCAGCACCACCCAATTGAGCTTGATGTCCGGATGCTCGGTCTCGAAGGTTTTCGAGAGCTTTTGCATGCGGATCATGTCGCTGTTGTTGACGGTGGCGATGGTCAGGGTCTGGGCGCCAAGGCTGACGCTGCTGAGGGTCATGCAGGTGAGGGCAAGCAGAGCTTTTGCAGTGGGTTGCATCGTGCACTCCTTTTCTGCACCCGGTGGGTTACAGAAGGACAGTTATTGTTTTTGTGTCTTCCGACGACTGGAAGAATGTGCACTGATTACAGCCTTCAATCGCAGGGCTGACAAATCATCCCTAACACTTTTATCGATACTTTTTTGCACTGGGCTTTTGTGGGGGCAACGCAGGGCAGGGCTTTGCAGCGGGGAAACGCTATCGAATGCGTACAGGTTTCCGGAGTGGCATCGCAACTTGTAGGAGTGAGCCTGCTCGCGATAGCGGAGTGTCAACCAACATATCTGCAAGCTGTCACACCGCTATCGCGAGCAGGCTCACTCCTACATGGATCAATGGTGTCAGTGGTGGTTTTGCTCGGTCAGGCGCTGCACCGCGAGCCGGCGGTAATGCGACGGCGTCATGCCCTTGAGCTGCTGAAAGCGCCGATTGAAATTGGAAATGTTGTTGAAGCCGGATTCAAAGCAAACCTCGGTCACCGGTTTATCACCGTCGGCCAGCAGCTCGCAGGACTTGCTGATACGCAGGCGATTGACGAACTCGATGAAATTGCGCCCGGTGGCCTGTTTGAACACCCGGCTGAAATAGGTCGGCGTCATGCCCAGGTGCTCGGCGACTTCCTCCAGCGAAATGTCCCGGGCGTAGTGACTGAAGATGTAATCGACCGCCCGGTTGGTGCGATCGATATTGTGCTCGTCGGCCAGTTGCGGGGTGTTGGCGCCGGACAACAACTGGAAATCATCGCTGGCCGCGAGCAGTTCCATCAGGATGAAAAAGTGCCCGAGTCGAGTGATGCCTTTGCTGTCGGCGATGCGTTGCATCAGCGTCATGGCCTGGCCAATAGTGCGTTTGCAGCGAAACTCGATGCCGTACTGCGCGCGCTCCAGCAACGGCGCCAGGGTCTTCAGTTCAGCAAACACCTGGTGGCCACTTTCGAACAACTCGTCGGTGAAGTTGACCAGCATGTCGCGCTTTTCTACCACCTCGTCTTCCGCCACTTGACTGATCCAGTTGTGCGGCAGGTTGGGGCCGGTCAGGAACAAGGTCTCGGGGTGAAAGTTGCCGATATAGTCGCCGATGAATACCTTGCCGGAGCTGGCGACGATCAGGTGCAGTTCGTATTCCTTGTGAAAATGCCAGCGCACCAGCGGGCACGGAAAGCCATGCTGGCGGTAGATGATGGACAACCCGTTGTGGTCATCCATCAACTCGTATGAAGGGTCGGTCACGCGCGCGGTTCGGGTCATGGCGAGCTACTTTTTTTGTTATCGCCTGCCGATCATGCCTCGTTTCTCGGGACTTGCGCCAGCTTCACTCAAGCGGTCTGCTCGCGGACGCTGCTTCTGGACTTCTCGATGGCTTTTTCCAGATTGGCCATCTGGCAAAAACGTACAACCTTCGAGTTTTTTATAAAGTCGAAATTGATGATGTTGCACTTTTTAGCCCAGTCGGATCGGGTCGGGTCAAACCAGTTGTCGAGTTCTTCCAGAATTCGCTTAGGACCGCCGCCTAGCGAAAAACTGGTCGCCGACAGCGACCACGGGCGAAGTGTGCTGATGGGCGTGTTCAATACTTTTGTGATGTACACCTGCAGCTCGAGCGGAGTGACAAACCTTTGGTCTATCCACTTGTGGTGGATTTTTCCAAGAATCCGGTGGTCCTCGGTTTCCCAGGTCATGGAGGCTGCCACCATGATTCTCTGCAACGGGCTGATCGCCTTGAGCTGGCCTAGAGTCAGGTGCAGATTGCGGGTAGGGATCATCCGTTCACCCAGATGCTCCAGCATCAATGCCTGAAATTCCGAATGATCGAAGGCGACCTTGTCTTCTCCCAGTTCATGAAAGTCCAGAATGATGAATTCATCGATGTTTCTTTCATAGAAAGCTTTTACGTCACGGACAAGATCTGCAAGCGTACGGGAAGAACGGTAACCGCCATGATGGAAACTGAACCTGGCGAGGCCTTGCGCTTTATTGTCAGACGTCAGGCGTATATCGAGCGCACGGGCGCCGCGATTCAATTGTGAATAAAAGGATACGTCCTGACAGGCAACCCAGTTTTTACCGGGTATCAGCGCATAACCCGCTTCCCAGTCGCAGCCAGCATTATGGGCACCCGGCAAGCTCAGTTCGAAAAGCGACAAGTTGTCGATTTGCGGCGAATCAGCCATCCATTGATGAGGCTGGAAGTTATCAATATTGTTCATGTTGTACATCCTGCGATTGAAGGCGAAAGTTATAGAAGTTGCGCGCGCAGGATGTTTATAACGGTTGTCGAGTGATCGGCAAAGTTGGCTTTTAATGCAAGTCGTGTAGTAACAGTTATTTATATGTCTGGTGGCTGTTGAGGCTGCCTGTTTTTAACTTCGATCCATTGCGCCATGTACTGAGTACTTTTGTGCGAGTGATGACGGAGCATGCTGCCAATGAAGTTCCTGGCCCTCAGCTTTTGTAAGTTTTGTTGGCAATAACGCAGTTTCTCTATCAGTGCCAGACCATGCACTGACTGCGGGTAGCGTTGATTCAGCAGCGTGTATCCCGCCATGCGGGCTTCCTGCCAACGAGCCTCGTCTTTGTAAAGCGCAACGGCACTGTTGGCAAACTCGATTGCGCTGCTCGTCACAGCGCCGGGCCACGCGTGATCGCCGTGCATGGCTTCTGCTCCGATCGGTGTCGTAACGCTGGGCGTGCCACACAACATGGCGTCGACCAGTTTGCCCTTGATACCGGCACCAAAACGCAACGGCGCCAGGCAAACCCGCGCGGCGGACATGACCTGCAACGCATCTTCGGCCCAGTTCATGATATGGAAACCTTCGCCGGCGTTATGCAGCGCGGTGGCTTTGGGCGGCGTATAGGCGCCGTAGATATGCAGTTGTGCCTGCGGCAACTGTTGGCGAATCAACGGCCAGACCGTGGTTTTCATCCACAACACGGCATCCCAGTTAGGCGCGTGGCGGAAATTGCCGATACTCAAGAAGTGCGCCCGCTCTGCAAAGTTTGCAGGTGCGGCCGCAGGCGGGTCGATCATCAACGGGCACCAGTGCAGCAATTGCCGGGGCAACCCGAACTGTTCGATCAGCAATTCGATTTCCACTTCGGAGATCATCAGGTTCAGATCGCAACGATACAGCGCGGCAATTTCACGCTTGGCCAGATCGGTCTCGGCCATCAACTCGAACTCGTCGCGCAGGGCCGGAGCAAATACATCACTGAAGTCATTCTGGTCAGGATTGACCTTGAGGCGCGACTTGAGTCGCTGGTGACGAGCGTGTCGCAGGCTCTGCAGGTCCGAAGTTTCCAGCACACGCAGTGCCTGCGGGCAGTGTTTTTCCACCCGCCAGCCGAACTGCTCTTCCATCATGAACTGATCGAACAGCACGATATCCGGCGCCAGTTCAGTGATGAATGCATCGAAACTGCTGTTGTTGAGTTCGATCGGTACCTCACGGATACCGAGCGCAACAAGATCTGCCTTGTGTTCGCCGGGGCCGGCGGGACTGCTGAAGGTGATGTCCCAACCTTGTTGCACAAAGGTCTCGAGGATCTGCATGACATGGCCGCTGGCCGCTGAAGAACGCGGCTCGGGCCAGACGTAACCGATGACCAGGACTTTGGTGGCGGCGGGTTGAATCATGGACAACATTCCTTCACGGCGAACGAGGGGAAAAAAAGGGCGCAATTAAACCACAGGGGTAGGGTATGCGCCCGATTGTCAAAAATATCCCTCAATACCGAAGCTTGGCGTTATGCGTAAACCGCGTTTAGAAATTCGGGTTCGCCAGATTCAGCAGGAGCGGCCCCTTCAGAAATTCCCCTGCTTCTGTACTGTCTATGGCATGCCGGAGGGTGGCAAGGTTAAACACAAAAGTGGCCGGATGGGTCCGGTATTGATCGATGAGTGAGACCGCCACTGCGTAGGATTCGGCATTGATCAATGCAGGGTGATCTCGCACGAATTCCGGCCAGCTGTTGATGGTCTCCTTGAACTCTTTGAAGCCACTAGGTTCCACAAAACCGTAGTGAGGGTTGTACAGATTACCCGGGTCTGCCCGGTGAGCATTTCGAGCGAAGTCCATCAAGCCCACCGCATCATATTCTGCCGGGGTGACACCGGCCTGGACTGCTCCGTAGTAAAAATCAAGCGTGCCTGGCGCACCGTGAGACATTTCGTGGACGAGCACATCGCCCATCCGGGCATCGTCGTACTTGGCCACTTGGTACCATTCATCCAGTTTGTCAGGATAGATCGCAAGGAACTTTGTCAAGCTGTCGTCCAGCTGCGTACCCGCTTCGACACTGGCTTTCCAGTTTCCATAGGTTGTGGTTTTCATCGCGGCGAGTGCATTGGCGTTACGCTGACGAAAAGACATATGGTGTGGGCCCAGCAATCCGAGATCCTTGTGCATTGCCCGCAGATTCTTGCTTACGTAGTTGATGGCTACCTTCGAATCCGTGCCAAATACGTATTTGAAGACAGACCTGATGTCATCGTTTTCGAAATCCGATAGCAGTTGTATTGTGTTGTCCAGTTTATTCTGAGCAAGGGGCGTGGCTCTTTTCAAGTAGGCTTTCGTGTAACTCCAGGGCGTCTTTCGTTTGAATAACCTGAGGAATGAAAACTTCTCTCGCGGCTTGATGTTGTTCAGGGCCGGCCCCCAGGCCTCGCCCCGTAAGTTCAGCGCAAACCATTCATCATTGTGTCGTGTCGCCCAGACCTGAACGAGGTCCTCGGATGCTTGTGCCGGTCGCCAGTCGGCGAGACGAATCGTGTCTGGATCAATCGTCGCGGCCAAGTGGCGTTGGTGGGTAGTGCCCGACCATTTGCGGGCATCGGACAGCACATTTTCCAGCTCGGCGAAACCTTTGTTGAATCCCTTGCGCAACAGTTTTCCACCCTTGAACAGCAGGTCCGGTACGCCGTCCAGTGGGTTGAATACATTATTGACCAACCCCAGACCCACTTTGGCCAGTGCACTGGCTTTGGTGGCAACGGTCATGGTTTTGGCAACGATGCTGATAACCTGAGCAACAGCACCGACAACCAGCAAAATAGTCATCGCAGCTTCCAGCGCACACGCCCCCGCTCCTTGAACTTGTCGCTCCACATCGTCCGAGCTCAAGTCTTCGATACAGGATTTGAACGGCACCACGAAATTAAGAAAGGTATCCAGATCCGCTTCACGTTTTGCGCGCACGGCCTCCAGGCGGGTCTGCCCCCAGCACTCTCTGACCAACTCATCATAGGTAGCGATCGGTCGGTGCTTGAGTACGAAATTCGCCAACGAATCGAATTCGGTTGAGTAGAAACTCTGGTAATAACCCTTGATTTCTTCAGGGGGCGAAGACGCCTGCAACTGACCGATCTTATCGATCACGCCCGAACTGATTTCAATGAGACCGGGCGGTACTCCATGGGTATAACACTCGATATTCGTCGGCAGTGGATGCACTGTTGCTGGCAGCGAGTAGCCAGTCGCGTCGCTGCGTACACTTGTACTCAGCAGGTTTTCTTTTTCAATCAGTGCGGCCAACTGTGGATTTTCGCGACAGGTGCCGTGCAGGGTGAAAAGTTCGTAACAGGTCATTCGGCCTTCGAACTCGCAACAAAGGACTACCCCATAGCGTCCCTTTGACTCTTGTATTTCCTTATGGCTTTCCGTCGGTTTGCGTGAGGTGCTACCCAGGATTGAGTAAAGGGTCGACGATAAGGGATTGGTTGACACA comes from Pseudomonas sp. RU47 and encodes:
- the xylB gene encoding xylulokinase, which produces MTTQQLFLGIDCGTQGTKAIILDAASGQVLGQGAAAHTMISGANGRREQDTQQWLEAFTLATRRALQAANVDGQSILGIGVSGQQHGLVLLDDQGEVLRPAKLWCDTETSAENDRLLTHLGGEKGSLERLGVVIAPGYTVSKLLWTKEQHPVVFSRIARILLPHDYLNFWLTGRACSEYGDASGTGYFNVRTRQWDLQLLRDIDASGRLQAALPELIDAHQSVGTILPAIAEHLGINPNAQVSSGGGDNMMGAIGTGNIQPGAITMSLGSSGTVYAYSEVPKVSPDASVATFCSSSGGWLPLICTMNLTNATGAIRELFDLDLQPFNDLVAQAPIGADGVSMLPFLNGERVPALPHATGSLHGLTLDNLTQANLCRAAVEGTTFGLRYGLDLLRQNGLQSRSICLIGGGSKSAVWRQIVADIMNTPVICTEQSEAAALGAAIQAAWCKSWSNGHEDTLADLCQRCVKLDSSSETLPIAANVAAFQQAYERYQQHVATL
- a CDS encoding mannitol dehydrogenase family protein, whose protein sequence is MKLNQQNLHRLAAEVQLPAYNLSDTRQGIVHIGVGGFHRAHQAYYTDALMNTGEALDWAICGVGLRTEDRRARDDLKEQDYLFTLFELGDSDDTEVRVIGAIRDMLLAEDGAQALIDKLADPQIRIVSLTITEGGYCIDDSNGEFMAHLPQIQHDLAHPEDPKTVFGFLCAALEKRRAAGIPAFTVMSCDNLPHNGAVTRKALLAFATLRNSNLCSWIDANVSFPNAMVDRITPMTSTAHRLQLADKHGVDDAWPVVCEPFVQWVLEDKFGNGRPAWEKVGVQFTNDVSPYEEMKIKLLNGSHLALTYLGFLKGYRFVHETMNDPLFVRYMRAYMDLDVTPQLAPVPGIDLTDYKNTLVARFSNQAIADQLERVCSDGSSKFPKFTIPTINRLIADGQETKRAALVVAAWALYLKGVDENGDSYSIPDPRATFCQALVADDALITQRLLAVEEIFGTAIPRSAEFVAAFEWCCDSLREEGVTRTLQRILD
- a CDS encoding ABC transporter ATP-binding protein; the protein is MANLKIKNLQKGFEGFSIIKGIDLEVNDKEFVVFVGPSGCGKSTLLRLIAGLEEVSDGTIELDGRDITEVSPAKRDLAMVFQTYALYPHMTVKKNMSFALDLAGVPKAEVEKKVGEAARILELGPMLERKPKQLSGGQRQRVAIGRAIVRNPKIFLFDEPLSNLDAALRVQMRLELLRLHKDLQATMIYVTHDQVEAMTMADKVVVLNGGKIEQVGSPLDLYHNPANLFVAGFLGTPKMGFLKGKIARVDGQSCEVSLDAGTRITLPFNAGNLSVGSAVTLGIRPEHLELAQAGDCTLQVTADVSERLGSDTFCHVTTNAGEALTMRVRGDLASRYGEQLSLHLDPAQCHLFDAEGIALTRPLRAAA
- a CDS encoding carbohydrate ABC transporter permease; the protein is MTLQQSRRLQSLLLGTLAWAIAIVIFFPILWMVMTSFKTEIDAFATPPQFIFTPTLENYLHINERSDYFSFAWNSVLISFSATALCLLIAVPAAYSMAFYETQRTKGTLLWMLSTKMLPPVGVLMPIYLLAKSFGLLDTRIALIVIYTLINLPIVVWMVYTYFKDIPKDILEAARLDGATLWQEMVRVLLPIAKGGLASTVLLSLILCWNEAFWSLNLTSSKAAPLTALIASYSSPEGLFWAKLSAVSTLACAPILIFGWISQKQLVRGLSFGAVK
- a CDS encoding carbohydrate ABC transporter permease, translated to MNTSTAKAHLDLSQPARKVRVRNPGWFLVSPSVALLLLWMIVPLGMTIYFSMIRYNLLYPGENEFVGLENFSYFLTDSGFMPGATNTLLLVGSVLLISVVLGVLISALLEASEFLGRGIVRVMLISPFFIMPTVGALIWKNLIFHPVSGILAYIWKLFGAQPVDWLAHYPLLSIIIIVSWQWLPFAILILMTAMQSLDQEQKEAARLDGAGPIAIFWHLTLPHLARPIAVVVMIETIFLLSVFAEIFTTTNGGPGYASTNLAYLIYNQALVQFDVGMASAGGLIAVVIANIAAIILVRMIGKNLTDKA
- a CDS encoding ABC transporter substrate-binding protein; translated protein: MQPTAKALLALTCMTLSSVSLGAQTLTIATVNNSDMIRMQKLSKTFETEHPDIKLNWVVLEENVLRQRLTTDIATQGGQFDVLTIGMYEAALWGAKGWLEPMKDLPASYALDDVFPSVREGLSVKGSLYALPFYAESSITYYRTDLFKDAGLTMPERPTWEQLAGFAEKLTNKDKEQYGICLRGKAGWGENMALITTVANAYGARWFDEQWKPEFSGPEWKNALNFYVDTMKKSGPPGASSNGFNENLALFNSGKCAMWVDASVAGSFVTDKTQSKVADHVGFTFAPHQVTDKGSAWLYSWALAIPTSSKAKDAAKEFSAWATSKEYGELVAKTDGIANVPPGTRASTYSDAYMSAAPFAKVTLESLKAADPSKPTLKPVPYIGIQLVTIPEFQAVGTQVGKLFSAALIGQTTVDQALAAAQQTTEREMKRAGYPK
- a CDS encoding AraC family transcriptional regulator: MTRTARVTDPSYELMDDHNGLSIIYRQHGFPCPLVRWHFHKEYELHLIVASSGKVFIGDYIGNFHPETLFLTGPNLPHNWISQVAEDEVVEKRDMLVNFTDELFESGHQVFAELKTLAPLLERAQYGIEFRCKRTIGQAMTLMQRIADSKGITRLGHFFILMELLAASDDFQLLSGANTPQLADEHNIDRTNRAVDYIFSHYARDISLEEVAEHLGMTPTYFSRVFKQATGRNFIEFVNRLRISKSCELLADGDKPVTEVCFESGFNNISNFNRRFQQLKGMTPSHYRRLAVQRLTEQNHH